The following proteins come from a genomic window of Fontisubflavum oceani:
- a CDS encoding bifunctional 2',3'-cyclic-nucleotide 2'-phosphodiesterase/3'-nucleotidase, with translation MLSSLSLRILATSDLHANLHPYNYYTDQPQNRGGLVRAGGVIASLRRAAENCLLVDNGDTLQGTPLGDFAARSQCANGRPHPMVAAMNALNYDAMALGNHDFNYGLEFLQAALAGASFPAVLANIKRVDGESFVPPWVILDRDMQDMSGRSRRLRIGVIGFAPPQTLMWDRYLLEGKLEAEDILTAARREVRAVREAGADLVILLSHSGLGPTEEHPQMENAVVPLAQLDGVDAVIAGHTHELFPAPHNAAPDWLDPDAGTIHGTPVVQPGAEGSHLGVIDLTLSEIDRDCWRVSNARGQLIRIAPPTTAADSTCKVPEIESCPDVIRATAEDHIATLGFIRRRVGETLVPLETYFALLANSAAVQVIADAQRDFAGQILRGHKLAHLPLLSAAAPFKAGGRGGPVNYTDIPKGPLAIKNAADLYVYPNMVAILKATGAQVRDWLERAACAFHQIRPDEPQQPLIDHRFAGYNFDVLDGLTYAIDVTVPARYSADGEEEYETPGRIRDLRHNGQLVTEDQEFLVVTNSYRASGGGHFKAPADAEQIWLERLSVRDVLVRYFTTYDRLSAVTNPTWRFADAGGIRAIAEIGPGALAYPDRINEFGLEYLGVAETGFARFAMTL, from the coding sequence GTGCTTAGCAGCCTCAGCTTGCGCATTTTAGCGACAAGCGATCTCCATGCGAACCTGCATCCTTATAACTACTACACCGATCAACCACAGAATCGGGGCGGCTTGGTGCGTGCCGGTGGCGTAATCGCAAGCCTGCGCCGCGCCGCTGAAAACTGCCTTTTGGTTGATAACGGCGATACGTTACAAGGCACGCCGCTTGGCGATTTCGCCGCGCGATCTCAATGCGCGAACGGACGACCGCACCCAATGGTTGCCGCAATGAACGCGCTTAACTATGACGCGATGGCATTGGGCAATCACGACTTCAACTATGGGTTGGAGTTCCTGCAAGCCGCCCTCGCAGGTGCGTCTTTTCCAGCTGTTTTGGCCAATATCAAACGGGTCGATGGCGAAAGCTTTGTGCCGCCTTGGGTCATTCTTGATCGTGATATGCAGGATATGTCCGGCAGATCGCGCCGATTGCGCATCGGTGTCATCGGCTTTGCGCCGCCGCAAACCCTGATGTGGGACAGATATCTGTTAGAAGGCAAGCTGGAGGCGGAAGACATTCTCACAGCCGCGCGCCGGGAAGTACGCGCGGTGCGCGAGGCCGGGGCGGATCTCGTCATCCTCTTAAGCCATAGCGGGTTGGGGCCAACGGAGGAGCATCCGCAGATGGAAAATGCGGTTGTACCTCTGGCCCAACTCGATGGCGTTGACGCCGTGATTGCAGGGCACACGCATGAACTCTTTCCGGCGCCGCACAACGCCGCGCCGGATTGGCTGGACCCGGATGCGGGGACGATCCATGGCACACCGGTCGTGCAACCAGGTGCCGAAGGATCGCATCTTGGGGTGATCGACCTGACGTTGTCAGAGATTGACCGAGATTGCTGGCGCGTCAGCAACGCCAGAGGCCAGTTGATCCGTATCGCCCCGCCAACGACTGCTGCGGACTCAACTTGCAAGGTGCCAGAGATCGAGAGTTGCCCCGATGTCATACGGGCCACCGCCGAAGACCATATCGCCACACTAGGATTCATCCGTCGCCGGGTTGGCGAAACCCTGGTGCCGTTGGAGACCTATTTTGCCCTTCTCGCCAACTCTGCCGCCGTTCAGGTGATTGCCGACGCGCAGCGCGATTTTGCGGGGCAGATACTCCGCGGGCATAAGCTTGCACACCTACCGCTCTTGTCCGCCGCCGCTCCCTTCAAAGCGGGCGGTCGCGGCGGCCCTGTGAATTATACCGATATTCCCAAAGGTCCTCTGGCGATCAAGAACGCCGCTGACCTTTATGTCTACCCGAACATGGTCGCGATCCTAAAAGCCACCGGCGCACAGGTGCGCGATTGGCTAGAACGGGCGGCCTGCGCATTTCATCAGATACGGCCCGACGAGCCGCAACAACCTCTGATCGACCATCGCTTTGCGGGATACAATTTCGATGTGCTCGACGGGTTGACCTATGCGATCGATGTGACCGTCCCTGCGCGTTACAGCGCTGATGGAGAAGAGGAATATGAAACCCCCGGGCGCATCCGCGATTTGCGCCATAACGGGCAGCTTGTGACCGAAGATCAGGAGTTTTTGGTCGTCACAAACAGTTATCGGGCCAGTGGCGGCGGGCATTTCAAAGCCCCTGCAGATGCGGAGCAAATCTGGCTAGAGCGCCTCTCGGTCCGCGATGTTTTGGTTCGGTATTTCACCACCTATGATCGGCTCTCCGCTGTCACAAACCCGACGTGGCGCTTTGCCGACGCAGGCGGCATCCGCGCAATTGCCGAGATCGGGCCCGGTGCTTTGGCCTATCCAGACCGGATCAATGAGTTTGGATTGGAGTATCTGGGAGTTGCCGAAACCGGCTTTGCCCGGTTTGCCATGACGCTGTAA